Sequence from the Deinococcus ruber genome:
TGCGGGCACGCGGCCTGACACCGGGCGCACGGATTCTGGATTTTGCACTGGCGCAGGCCACCCCCCAGGAGGCCATGACGCTGGGCCTGGGAGCCAGCAGCCGCGTCTACCGCATCCGCAGACTGCGAACCGCCGATGGTGCGCCGCTGGCGGTCGAGCGGAGCGTATTGCCTGAAGAGCGGGTGGGCGAACTGTCGCCGGAAGGCCTGACCGATTCGAGCCTGTACGCGCTGCTGCTGTCGCGCCGTCTGCTGCCGGTGCGGGCGCTGCGCCATCTGCGGGCTGTCAATGCCGACGCTGAGTACGCTGCCCTGCTGGGCGTGCGCCTGGGTGCGGCCCTGCTCATGACCGAGCGGGTGTCGTGGAACGCGGGCGGCGTGCCTATCGAGATGGCGAGCGCACATTACCGGGGCGACCGCTACGACTTCCTGATGGAACTGGTGCAGCCGGAAGCCGGCAGCTAAAAAGCTCCCTGATCGCTGAGGTCTCCGGGCAAGGTTTTTACCCCCAGAGCAAAGCAGGAAGTGAGGCCCTAAACCAAGCGCCTTCCCGCGGCAGCGAGGTCATCCTCGGCGTGCCAGCGTCTTCACATATCCTCACTGAAGCTTCATGGCGGGGTACAATAGACGTCACGTCAGACACCCTCTGTGCTGCCCTCTTGCCCTGTTCTGACGCTCCTGAAGTTCAGGTATTCCGCCGCAGATTCAGACTCGAAGTGCTGGAAGTTCGGAGGGCAGACGGTGAAAGCGAACCAGAAGACATGGGCGGGGCTGGCATTCGGTGGCCTGTTTGCAGTCATGACAACAGGCCTGATTCTCTCTGCGAGCGTATCGGCGCAGGGCAACACCAGCGCAGCTCCGGCAGGCAGCATGCCAACTCTCGACCCCAGCAAACTGCCTGAGGGCGTGGCGAGCCGGGGCGCACGCACCTATCAGGCCACCTGCACCGGCTGTCACGGCGTGGTGGGGGCCAGCACCCAGGCGATGTTTCCACGGCTGGCCGGGCAGCACGCCACCTATCTGACCGAGCAACTTCTGATTCTGCGGGCGGGCATTCGCCCCAGCCAGATCATGAACCGGGTGGCCGCCAAACTGAGCGACCAGAATATTTCCGATCTGGCAGCGTATCTGAGCGCTCAGAAGGTCGGAGATGCCTGGACCGGGCAGAACGCGGCGCTGGCAGGCGAAGGAGCCAAGATTTTCGGCGGCGGCGCACCCGAACGCGGCGTGATCGCCTGCGCGGTCTGTCACGGCGGCCAGGGTCTT
This genomic interval carries:
- a CDS encoding c-type cytochrome codes for the protein MKANQKTWAGLAFGGLFAVMTTGLILSASVSAQGNTSAAPAGSMPTLDPSKLPEGVASRGARTYQATCTGCHGVVGASTQAMFPRLAGQHATYLTEQLLILRAGIRPSQIMNRVAAKLSDQNISDLAAYLSAQKVGDAWTGQNAALAGEGAKIFGGGAPERGVIACAVCHGGQGLGVNSLSIAVVRHQSPGYATDVMHEFQKLGTTGTPQSTAMYLEMKPLSDHEIDALSAYLSTMP
- a CDS encoding GntR family transcriptional regulator, with the translated sequence MPGASVPHLVLDANATTPIYLQVSQELQRWLASDAAQAGTALPSERDLATHLGVSRVTVRQALALLTTQGLLERRQGSGTFILPRRIEHPLGTLQSFSDDMRARGLTPGARILDFALAQATPQEAMTLGLGASSRVYRIRRLRTADGAPLAVERSVLPEERVGELSPEGLTDSSLYALLLSRRLLPVRALRHLRAVNADAEYAALLGVRLGAALLMTERVSWNAGGVPIEMASAHYRGDRYDFLMELVQPEAGS